A window from Hemibagrus wyckioides isolate EC202008001 linkage group LG17, SWU_Hwy_1.0, whole genome shotgun sequence encodes these proteins:
- the LOC131367821 gene encoding diacylglycerol kinase delta-like isoform X3, with the protein MKQTNSFQRWKRRYFKLRGRTLYYAQTAKSIIFDEVDLTDASVAESSTKNVNNSFTIITPCRRLILCAENRKEMEEWMAALRSVQSREHFESSQYSMDHFSGMHNWFSCSHARPTYCNVCREALSGVTSHGLSCEVCKFKAHKRCAVRATNNCKWTTLASIGKDIIEDEDGISMPHQWLEGNLPVSAKCSVCDKTCGSVLRLQDWRCLWCKAMVHAACKDQLSTKCPLGQCKVSVIPPTALNSIDSDGFWKASCPPSCTSPLLVFVNSKSGDNQGVKFLRRFKQLLNPAQVFDLMNGGPHLGLRLFQKFDTFRILVCGGDGSVGWVLSEIDALMLHKQCQLGVLPLGTGNDLARVLGWGSACDDDTQLPQILEKLERASTKMLDRWSIMVYETKIPRQHSSSTVTEDCSDDSEVQHILTYEDSVAAHLSKILTSDQHSVVINSAKVLCETVKDFVAKVGRAYEKNTENSEESETMAKKCGVLKEKLDSLLKTLSEEAQASVVMPTPTPTIAEEQEEGESQVPQATLTVKLAVPPPCSPRPPTTIFKPREQLMLRANSLKKAIRQIIEHTEKAVDEQNAQTEEVFGAVCPQEEDEEEEEEEEEEEEDQEDQESLRSYNTRTRHLRRVCKAPCEKLIAKGSLSVGSSASLPAQTGGRENMLTAKILYPTGMSGTLPSSSVISRLLVNADPFSCDLENLECYTEKCVMNNYFGIGLDAKISLDFNNKRDEHPEKCRSRTKNMMWYGVLGTKELLHRTYRNLEQRVLLECDGRPIPLPSLQGIAVLNIPSYAGGTNFWGGTKEDDTFTAPSFDDKILEVVAVFGSMQMAVSRVINLQHHRIAQCRTVKITILGDEGVPVQVDGEAWIQPPGFIRILHKNRTQTLTRDRAFENTLKSWEDKQKCDFTRPVSQHAVQPEIITEEEMAQISIFGQTAGALIHSIREIAQSHPSMEQELAHAVNASSKAMDTVYANSKNNMGLTCSVVLQMISNVKALHSETELLLTGKMCLQLDPPQKEQLLGALSSVALQQRRLLEISWISAAIDPTDDEGHSLDFSKRSRSAKFRLVPKFKRDKNNKNREMCTTLNMPVNQWGVEEVACWLEQLCLSEYKEIFIRHDVRGPELQHLERRDLKDLGVTKVGHMKRILQGIRDLNRNSTASEA; encoded by the exons tcttcTCAGTACAGTATGGACCATTTCTCTGGGATGCACAACTGGTTCTCATGCTCTCACGCTCGGCCCACGTACTGCAACGTCTGCAGGGAGGCGCTGAGTGGAGTGACGTCACATGGCCTCtcgtgtgaag TGTGTAAGTTTAAGGCTCATAAACGCTGTGCGGTCCGAGCCACGAATAACTGTAAATGGACGACACTTGCGTCCATCGGGAAGGACATCATCGAGGATGAGGatggg atcTCTATGCCTCATCAGTGGCTGGAGGGAAACTTGCCTGTTAGTGcgaagtgcagtgtgtgtgataaaacgTGTGGCAGTGTTCTCCGATTGCAAGACTGGCGCTGCCTTTGGTGTAAAGCCATG gtgcaTGCAGCGTGTAAGGATCAGCTCTCTACTAAATGTCCACTCGGTCAGTGTAAAGTGTCTGTGATTCCTCCTACTGCCCTCAACAGCATCGACTCAGATG ggttcTGGAAAGCGTCGTGCCCCCCCTCGTGCACCAGCCCCCTGTTGGTGTTTGTGAACAGTAAGAGTGGAGATAATCAGGGTGTGAAGTTCTTGCGCAGGTTCAAGCAGCTGCTCAATCCGGCCCAGGTGTTTGATCTGATGaacggaggacctcacctggg tcTGCGTCTCTTTCAGAAGTTTGATACGTTCCGTATCCTGGTGTGTGGAGGAGATGGCAGCGTGGGCTGGGTTCTGTCTGAGATAGACGCACTGATGCTGCACAAACAg tgtcagCTTGGTGTTTTGCCACTGGGAACTGGAAATGACCTGGCCCGAGTTCTGGGCTGGGGGTCGGCGTGTGATGATGACACACAACTTCCTCAGATCCTTGAGAAGCTTGAAAGAGCCAGCACCAAGATGcttgacag ATGGAGCATCATGGTGTATGAGACGAAGATTCCACGGCAACACTCGAGCTCCACGGTAACGGAGGACTGCAGTGATGATTCAGAG GTGCAGCACATTTTGACCTATGAGGATTCGGTTGCAGCTCATCTCTCCAAGATCCTTACTTCAGATCAGCATTCTGTAGTGATCAACTCTGCCAA ggtTTTGTGTGAAACGGTGAAGGACTTTGTGGCTAAAGTGGGTCGAGCGTATGAGAAGAACACGGAGAACTCTGAGGAATCGGAGACCATGGCCAAAAAG TGTGGAGTCTTAAAAGAGAAGCTGGACTCGTTGTTAAAGACGTTGAGCGAGGAAGCTCAGGCTTCTGTTGTCATGCCAACGCCTACGCCCACTATTGCAGAGGAGCAGGAAGAAGGGGAGTCACAGGTTCCCCAGGCCACACTCACAGTCAAACTTGCAGTCCCGCCTCCTTGTTCACCCCGCCCACCTACCACAATCTTTAAACCTAGAGAGCAGCTGATGCTGAGAGCCAACAGCTTGAAGAAAGCCATCAGACAGATTATAGAGCATACAGAGaagg CGGTGGACGAACAGAACGCTCAGACGGAAGAAGTGTTCGGTGCAGTGTGTCCccaggaagaggatgaggaggaggaggaagaagaggaggaggaggaagaagatcAGGAAGATCAGGAGTCTCTGAGATCTTACAACACCAGAACTCGGCATCTCAGGAGAG tgtgtaaggCTCCGTGTGAGAAGCTCATCGCTAAAGGCAGCTTATCAGTGGGCAGCtctgcatcacttcctgctcAGACAGGAGGACGAGAAAACATGCTGACCGCCAAGATTCTCTACCCAA cagggaTGTCTGGCACACTCCCCAGCAGTTCAGTTATCAGCAGACTGCTAGTGAATGCCGACCCCTTCAGCTGTGACCTGGAGAACCT ggagtgttacacagagaagtgtgtgatgaataATTACTTTGGAATTGGACTGGATGCCAAAATCTCACTGGACTTCAATAACAAGAGGGATGAACATCCAGAGAAGTGCAg GAGCCGAACTAAGAACATGATGTGGTACGGTGTATTGGGGACCAAAGAGCTTCTTCACAGAACTTACAGGAACCTGGAGCAAAGAGTGCtgctggag tgtgatggaCGGCCCATTCCTCTGCCCAGTCTTCAGGGCATTGCTGTGCTGAACATACCCAGTTATGCTGGAGGAACAAACTTTTGGGGAGGGACCAAAGAGGATGAT ACATTCACTGCTCCATCATTTGATGACAAGATTCTGGAGGTGGTAGCCGTGTTTGGCAGCATGCAGATGGCAGTTTCTCGAGTTATCAACCTACAGCATCATCGAATagctcag tgCCGTACAGTGAAGATCACCATCCTTGGTGATGAAGGGGTTCCTGTGCAGGTGGATGGAGAAGCGTGGATCCAGCCACCAGGATTCATTAGGATCTTACACAAGAACcgcacacagacactgaccagAGATAGG gcaTTTGAGAATACTCTGAAATCATGGGAAGACAAGCAAAAGTGTGATTTTACACGACCAGTATCCCAGCATGCAGTGCAGCCTGAGATCATCACCGAGGAGGAAATGGCTCAGATCAGCATATTTGGGCAGACTGCAGGAGCTCTAATTCACAG caTTAGGGAGATTGCTCAGTCTCACCCCAGTATGGAGCAGGAATTAGCGCACGCTGTCAACGCCAGCTCTAAAGCCATGGACACTGTGTATGCCAACTCCAAGAACAAcatg ggtctGACATGCAGCGTAGTGCTACAGATGATCAGTAACGTGAAAGCCCTGCACAGTGAGACGGAGCTGTTACTCACAGGAAAGATGTGCTTG CAGTTGGACCCGCCACAAAAGGAGCAACTGCTTGGTGCTTTATCATCTGTCGCGCTGCAGCAGCGCAGACTCCTGGAAATCAGCTGGATTAGCGCGGCCATCGACCCGACAGACGACGAG ggacaTTCTTTGGATTTCTCCAAGCGTAGTAGAAGTGCTAAATTCCGCCTAGTTCCCAAATTTAAAAGGGACAAGAACAACAAGAACAGGGAGATGTGTACCACTCTCAACATGCCTG tgaatCAGTGGGGAGTGGAAGAAGTGGCATGCTGGTTGGAGCAGCTGTGTCTGTCAGAATATAAAGAGATCTTTATCAGGCATGACGTGCGTGGACCTGAACTGCAGCATCTAGAGAGAAGAGACCTaaag GACCTGGGTGTAACGAAGGTCGGTCACATGAAGCGAATCCTGCAGGGAATCCGAGATCTGAATCGTAACAGTACGGCCAGTGAGGCTTAG